CAGTGTTTGGGCTATTTTTCTTAGTATTTGTGCTGGTATTTTTCTTTTTATTGATTTTTTGGCGGTATCGCTTGGTGTTTATGCTGTGTGTTATGCTTGAGCTGTGTATTGTGTTTATCACGCCTTTTGGCGTGGCATTTGTGATGCGGCATTTTCTCTATCCTATCAAGGTCAGCTACACGCATTTCGCGCCCTTTGTCTATACAAGTGGCTTTAGCTTTGATCTAACTATCCGCAATCTTAGCAAGCTAGAAATGAAAGAATGTATGCTTACTATCACGCCCTTGCGCGAGAATCCTAAGCAAAGGCCTGCTTATCACTCTGCAAGATACGCTTCTACCGCTAAATGCCTACACACAAGTGCTAGCCCAGCCTATCAAGCCTAAGCAAAGTGTGCGCTGGAGCGGGATAATTGATAATTATCGCTATGGGGAGCGATATAGCTCGGTGCTTGATTGCCATTAGTATGGAGTCGTGTGTCTTTGGCAAATGGTGCTACTATGATTGTGTCGTGTCTCTCAAAGCCCACAATCAAAAGCCAAAGCAAAGAGCTTTTTGCCTATATCGAGTCCCATAAGCACACATTGTTTTTTGTAGGGTTTGTGGAGTATGAGTTTTATCGCTATTTGCGTGATGAAAGCTATGAGAGCGCAAAGCCTTATTGCGTGTTTTATGGCTTTAGGAGTAGAAGAGCCTTTATCAAAGAGGGCATAGCACAAGAGCGTTTTGCTCCAAGTGTGCTGCGCCCTCTTGATAAAGCCCGCTATTTGCGCGATTTTGCCGCGGTTAAAGAGGCGATTGCTAGCGGCAGAAGCTATCAGGTCAATCTCACACAAGAGCTAGAGTGCAGCACGAAGCTGGATTCTAGCGCGCTGTTTGACTTGCTTTGTGCTAGGCAGGATACGCTGTATAAAGCCTTTATCCCAAGAAAATGGCGCGATCATCTCGCTTTCCCCAGAGCTATTTTTCAGCCTAAAGGGCAGAGAGATCACCGCAAAGCCGATGAAAGGCACAATGCCAAAAGGCAAGGGCAACAAGCGCAAGCTCGCTAAAGATTGGAAAAACAAAAGTGAAATCTAATGATCGTGGATTTGCTGCGAAATGATTTGTCTAAAATCAGCAAGCTACATAGCCTGCACACAAGGCTTTTTGACATAGAGTCCTACCCCACGCTCTATCAAATGACCTCTACTATCACAGCCACGCTAAAAGGCGCGTGGGCTTGTATGAGATTTTTGAAGCACTCTTTCCTTGCGGCTCGATCACAGGTGCGCCAAAGCACGAGACAATCACGCTTATAGAGAGCCTAGAGCGGCGTGAGAGGGGGATTTACTGCGGGAGTATAGGCGTGGTGCATAAGAAGCGCGCGAGCTTTAGTGTGGCGATACGCACCTTGCGGCACAGGGGCGAGCGGTTTTGCTATGGTGTGGGGGTGTATCACTTGGGATCTCGTGCGCAAGATG
The window above is part of the Helicobacter canis genome. Proteins encoded here:
- a CDS encoding DUF2393 family protein, translating into MDIAHNFLGLKTLIASASMHIKTPEMAVFGLFFLVFVLVFFFLLIFWRYRLVFMLCVMLELCIVFITPFGVAFVMRHFLYPIKVSYTHFAPFVYTSGFSFDLTIRNLSKLEMKECMLTITPLRENPKQRPAYHSARYASTAKCLHTSASPAYQA